One Candidatus Tanganyikabacteria bacterium DNA window includes the following coding sequences:
- a CDS encoding isoprenylcysteine carboxylmethyltransferase family protein, giving the protein MNAYGLWLLALVNAAFFIFFALSFFRPRTRTDWRSLGAFSAFVVALFAEMYGFPLTIYLLAGWLQSRFPGLDPYSHEAGHLWHTLLGLKGDPHFDAFHILSQVLIFGGFALIAAGWDSLYRAQKQGALATAGPYRLVRHPQYDGFALIMTGFLLQWPTLLTLVMYPVLVIMYVRLARREDREVAATFGPAYEAWAAGTPAFFPSLAALFRKSEPREA; this is encoded by the coding sequence ATGAACGCCTACGGGCTATGGCTGCTGGCGCTGGTCAACGCGGCGTTCTTCATCTTCTTCGCCCTGAGCTTCTTCCGGCCGCGGACTCGCACGGACTGGCGCTCGCTGGGGGCATTCTCGGCTTTCGTGGTCGCCTTGTTCGCGGAGATGTACGGCTTCCCCCTGACGATCTACCTGCTGGCGGGCTGGCTGCAGAGCCGGTTCCCCGGTCTCGACCCCTATTCGCACGAGGCCGGCCATCTCTGGCATACCCTCCTCGGCTTGAAGGGCGACCCGCACTTCGACGCGTTCCACATCCTGAGCCAGGTCCTGATCTTCGGCGGCTTCGCACTGATCGCCGCGGGCTGGGATTCGCTTTACAGGGCCCAGAAGCAGGGGGCGCTCGCCACGGCGGGCCCGTACCGGCTCGTCCGCCACCCGCAGTACGACGGCTTCGCCCTTATCATGACCGGCTTCCTGCTCCAGTGGCCCACGCTCCTCACGCTGGTCATGTATCCGGTGCTGGTGATCATGTACGTGCGACTTGCGCGGCGCGAGGACCGGGAAGTCGCCGCCACGTTCGGCCCGGCGTACGAGGCGTGGGCGGCCGGCACGCCAGCCTTCTTCCCGAGTCTCGCGGCCCTGTTCCGCAAGAGCGAGCCCAGGGAGGCCTGA
- a CDS encoding DUF2933 domain-containing protein: MQGNRPAERGSTSRLIVGFAVFAAIAGFLLATEHRAHVLGALPFALLFLCPLMHLFMHRADHGGGAHDGGRREGRQ; this comes from the coding sequence GTGCAAGGAAACCGACCGGCGGAAAGGGGATCGACGTCCCGGCTCATCGTGGGCTTCGCGGTCTTTGCCGCGATCGCGGGTTTCCTGCTCGCTACCGAGCACCGCGCCCATGTGCTCGGCGCCCTGCCCTTCGCGTTGCTCTTCCTGTGTCCCCTCATGCATCTCTTCATGCATCGCGCCGACCACGGGGGTGGCGCGCACGACGGCGGGCGGCGGGAGGGCCGGCAATGA